A DNA window from Macrobrachium rosenbergii isolate ZJJX-2024 chromosome 41, ASM4041242v1, whole genome shotgun sequence contains the following coding sequences:
- the LOC136826623 gene encoding uncharacterized protein, giving the protein MNHGFYYNGVRQYGYLNMTNDIGLHEWSHYCHNFHHGEYRAYIYGELAAKGPFSVPHKVPLPVKGIITIGQEQDLLAGGYDTDQSFRGHIAQVNIWNRSLTADEVRKQASCTRAELGNIFSTDRENVELLGGTTMELVDPSYFCQKNVEYVIFPEARYMAESRRTCNRIGYEVYTPNNYDENVKLHNESLRFAENCLSNYHLWIGVTDEEVEDVWRKFTDNSIAQTQFELNEPNGGDGENCMLMFLPNGRWVDTSCVIQWPACVPCEVDRKAPLRLRGFCFTNEAETFYEVLAYRYEKPYLHGYYGYMVYKIDDYTWEMFDTTVTEVVGILKVPSKDTYPIGRHTWELRRSECNHLIGSRLQLSFSICNNDEFTCSNGDCIPKEKRCNAKDDCVDLSDEEDCQVIIHPKGYRMERPPDNITHEGHPVHLAAVVNVLRFMEISDKSRIINVEFTVDLSWNDPRVKYHNLGETLEWNKLSETYRGSVWKPVLTFPNVYDGQIKKLAFDMYLDKLSEPLPPDYNNVRMDTVYAGVSADIVQKEHYSGVFGCSFDVFYYPFDSQRCYLLLQLSTRRELIKFHPERTRVLYLEDPKLPAYLLSRYQIDVIIGGSNETQYSSLKVTFELARRWKMIIMTVYLPTAMLQIVGYTTLFVNVVLMDVRMAVSLTTLLVLYTLFSNTSDALPVTAYVKLIDVWFFFCIFLLFFIIVVHVVVEHLVNLAEEQHFKQVLPFDHRRTVEKSVRPTSDTAEKLMFYARYIVTPGVIIFFNLVYWGLVFGTSFKE; this is encoded by the exons ATGAATCATGGTTTTTACTACAACGGCGTTCGTCAGTACGGTTACCTTAACATGACCAACGACATAGGACTTCATGAGTGGAGCCACTATTGTCACAATTTTCACCATGGGGAATACAGGGCTTACATTTACGGAGAACTAGCTGCCAAAGGTCCATTCAGCGTGCCACACAAGGTGCCTCTGCCAGTAAAAGGTATCATCACCATTGGGCAGGAACAAGACCTCTTGGCTGGTGGGTACGACACAGACCAGAGTTTCCGCGGACACATAGCCCAAGTAAACATCTGGAACAGATCTCTGACTGCTGACGAAGTCAGGAAGCAAGCCTCTTGCACAAGGGCAGAATTGGGAAACATCTTTTCGACCGACAGGGAGAATGTAGAGCTGCTAGGAGGTACCACGATGGAATTGGTAGACCCGAGTTATTTCTGTCAGAAGAACGTGGAGTACGTCATCTTCCCCGAGGCTCGCTACATGGCTGAGTCCAGACGAACCTGTAATCGAATTGGGTATGAGGTTTACACCCCTAATAACTACGACGAAAATGTCAAACTGCACAACGAATCATTACGCTTTGCCGAAAACTGCCTCTCAAACTACCATTTGTGGATTGGCGTAACAGACGAAGAGGTAGAGGATGTCTGGAGAAAATTCACAGACAATTCGATTGCACAAACTCAGTTTGAGCTGAACGAACCCAATGGAGGCGATGGTGAGAACTGCATGTTGATGTTCCTTCCAAATGGACGGTGGGTAGACACGTCGTGTGTGATTCAGTGGCCAGCCTGCGTCCCGTGTGAGGTGGATCGTAAGGCCCCTCTCCGACTCAGAGGATTTTGTTTCACGAACGAAGCTGAAACTTTTTATGAGGTACTCGCTTACAGGTATGAGAAGCCTTATCTTCACGGTTATTATGGATACATGGTATACAAAATAGATGACTACACTTGGGAGATGTTTGACACAACTGTGACCGAGGTCGTTGGAATACTGAAAGTCCCGTCGAAGGACACATACCCAATTGGACGACACACCTGGGAGCTCAGGAGATCTGAATGCAACCATCTCATAGGCTCAAGATTACAGCTGAGTTTTTCCATATGCAATAACGACGAATTCACCTGCTCCAACGGTGACTGCATTCCGAAAGAAAAGAGGTGTAACGCCAAAGACGACTGCGTTGACCTCTCGGACGAAGAAGACTGCCAAGTGATCATTCACCCGAAAGGCTACCGCATGGAACGGCCCCCTGATAACATCACCCACGAAGGCCACCCAGTTCACTTGGCTGCCGTGGTGAACGTCCTTCGCTTTATGGAAATCAGCGACAAGAGCCGAATCATTAACGTTGAGTTCACCGTCGACCTCTCGTGGAATGACCCGAGAGTTAAATACCACAACCTTGGCGAAACGCTCGAGTGGAACAAGCTCTCGGAGACCTACAGGGGCAGCGTCTGGAAACCCGTGCTGACTTTCCCGAATGTGTATGATGGACAGATCAAGAAACTCGCTTTTGATATGTACCTCGACAAGTTGTCTGAGCCGCTGCCGCCTGACTACAACAACGTGCGAATGG ACACTGTATATGCAGGTGTATCAGCCGACATTGTTCAAAAGGAACATTACAG CGGCGTCTTCGGGTGTTCATTTGACGTGTTCTACTATCCATTCGACTCACAACGATGTTACCTGCTCCTGCAGCTGAGCACCAGAAGAGAGCTCATCAAATTCCACCCGGAGAGAACGCGTGTCCTGTACCTGGAAGACCCGAAGTTGCCTGCCTACCTGCTCAGCCGTTACCAGATCGACGTCATCATCGGAGGGAGCAACGAGACTCAGTACAGTTCTCTGAAG GTCACCTTCGAGCTGGCTCGCCGATGGAAGATGATTATTATGACTGTCTACCTGCCGACGGCCATGTTGCAGATTGTCGGATATACGACCCTGTTCGTCAACGTTGTTTTAATGGAC GTGCGAATGGCGGTGAGCCTGACGACCCTACTCGTGCTCTACACCCTCTTCAGCAACACTTCCGACGCCCTCCCCGTCACGGCCTACGTCAAGCTGATCGACGTGTGGttcttcttctgcatcttcttgcTATTCTTCATCATCGTCGTGCACGTCGTGGTGGAACACTTGGTGAATCTGGCGGAGGAGCAGCACTTCAAACAAGTGTTGCCCTTCGACCACAGACGGACGGTCGAGAAGAGCGTTCGACCAACTTCGGACACGGCCGAAAAGCTGATGTTCTACGCTCGGTACATCGTAACGCCGGGTGTCATTATATTCTTCAACCTCGTCTACTGGGGTCTGGTGTTCGGAACTTCCTTCAAAGAGTAA